CAAGCTGTGTGCACCGGTGGCGCTGGCCGACCTGGCGCTGGCAGCGGGCATGAGCGTGCGCAGCCTCAATCAGCTGTGCCAGCGCCACCATGGCGTCTCGCCGATGGAGCTGCTGCGCAATATGCGGCTCGACGCCGCCCACGCCCATTTGCAGATGCATGCCGAAGCCGGCGTGGCCGACACCGCGCTCGCATTCGGCTTCGGCCACGCGGGCCGGTTTGCCGCGTACTACCGCGCGCGCCATGGCCATTTGCCACGTAGCCAGAAACGGATGGCGCCTGCTTCATGATTGCCAGATCCGGCTAGCAGCGCAGGGGCCTCTTCCCTAGACTCGATTCATCGAGTCCACCACACGGAGAGGTCCCATGTCCCATCTAGACGAAGCAGCTGCCGCACCGGCCACGGTGCATCCCCTGGTGCAGTTCCCGCGCACCGACGGTTCGCGCACGCCGTATAAAGTGTTCAGTTCGCAGGAAGTATACGAGCGCGAACAGGAAAAGATTTTTCGCGGTCCGGTCTGGAATTTCCTGGCGCTGGAAGCGGAAATCGAGAAGCCAGGCGATTTCAAATCGACGTTTGTCGGCGACACCCCGGTGGTGGTCACCCGCACCGACGACGGCAGCCTGGCCGCGTGGGTCAACAAATGTTCGCACCGGGGCGCCACCGTGTGCCGCGAGCAGCGCGGCAACGCCAGTTCGCACAGCTGCGCCTACCACCAGTGGAGTTTCGACCAGCGCGGCAACCTGCTCGGTGTACCGTTCCGCCGCGGCCAGAATGGCATGGCCGGCATGCCCAAGGATTTCGATCCGAAGTGCCACGGCCTGCGCCAGCTGCGCGTGGACAGCTACAAGGGCCTGGTCTTTGCCACCTTCAGCGAGACGGTGGAACCGCTGGTCGATTACCTGGGCGCCGAGATGACGCCGTGGCTCGACCGCATTTTTCATAAGCCGATCGTGTACCTCGGCTGCACCCGCCAGTACTCGAAATCGAACTGGAAGCTGTACCTGGAAAACGTCAAGGATCCGTACCACGCCAGCCTGCTGCACCTGTTCCACACGACCTTTAATATCTTCCGGGTGGGCATGAAGGCGCGGTCGATTGCCGACAAGCGCCACGGCCTGCACAGCATCATCACCGCCACCAAGAACCAGGAAGAAACCTCGGACGCCTACAAGCAGCAGGCGATCCGCTCGTTCGACGAAGGTTTTCAACTGGAAGACCCGTCGGTGCTGGGCCAGATCCAGGAATTCGAAGAGAACACCACCAACCACATCCAGCCGATCTTCCCGCAACTGGTGGTGCAGCAGATCCACAACACCCTGGTGGCGCGCCAGCTGCTGACCAAGGGCCCGGACAATTTCGAGCTGATTTTCCACTTCTTCGGCTACGCCGACGACACGCCCGAACTGCGCGCGCTGCGCATCAAGCAGGCCAACCTGGTGGGGCCGGCCGGCTATATCTCGATGGAAGACACGGAAGCGACGGAAATGGTCCAGCGCGGCACCCGGCGCGACCCGGATGCGTGCTCGGTGATCGAAATGTCGAAGGACAAGCCCGACCAGGAAGACACGCTGATCACCGAAAGCCTGATCCGCAAGTTCTGGCAGGGCTACCAGAAGCTGATGGCGTTTTAAGGAGGAATGAACATGGAACAAATGATCTTGTGGTTCGAGTTGCACCAGTTGCAGCAACAATACATCAGCGCGCTCGACAACGACCGCCTCGAGCAGTGGGCCGACTTCTTCACCGAAGAGTGTGTCTATGAAATCGTCCCGCGCGAAAACGAAGACGCCGGCCTGCCGATCGGCATCATCTACTGCGACAGCAAGCGCATGCTGCGCGACCGCGTACTGTCGCTGCGCCACGCCAATATCTACGAGGTGCACAGCTACCGCCACATGACGTCGGGCATGCAGATCCGCGTGATCGATGCCGACACCGTGGAAACCGAATCGAGCTACGTGGTGGTGCAAACCTTGCAGGACGGCGAATCGTTCGTGTACCAGGCCGGCCGCTACCTGGACGTGGTGGTGCGCACGCCGGACGGCTGGCGCTACAAAGCCAAGCGCGTGATCTACGACACCTCGCGCGTGGCCACCCTGCTGGCCACGCCGATCTGAGGCCGCCATGACGACCTGGATCGATCTCGGCGCGGCCGACGAATTTTGCGAAGACACGCCGGTGGCGAAACAGGCCGGCGGCCAGCCGCTGGCCGTGTTCCGTCTCGGCGACGACGTGTACGCGCTGCGCGACAAGTGCAGCCACGGCAATGCGCGGCTGTCCGATGGCTACGTGGAAGACGGCTGCGTCGAATGCCCGCTGCACCAGGGACTGATCGACATCCGCAGCGGCGCCGCCCGCTCGGCGCCGATTACCACAGCGGTGCGCAGCTTCCCGGTGCGGGTGGTGGCGGGCAGGGTGGAGGTCGATGTGGCCGAGCCGGCTGGTGCCGATGCCGGTGCTGCCTGCAGTAGCGCGACAGAGTTTGCTGGCGCTGGTGCCAGTACTGGTGCGGCCGCTGCTGCCGTTGGCGCCCCGGCTGCGGCCGGCGGCTGTGGCGGTGCGTATTCGGGCGCGGCTCCCGCTGCATCACCGGCAGCACCCGCAGCGCTGCTACCGGAAAGCCGCACGTTCTCGGTACGCATCGCCAGCATCGAAAAAGCCGGCGCCGATGTCGCCATACTGCGCCTGCACCAGGACAGCGGCGCGCCGCTGGACTACCTGCCCGGGCAGTACCTCGACGTGCTGCTCGATGGCGGCGTGCGCCGCAGCTATTCGATGGCAAGCATGGGCGGCGGCGACACGCTGGAACTGCACATCCGCCACCTGCCGGGTGGGCATTTTACCGATCACGTCTTCGGCGCACTACAGGCAGGCGAACGGCTGGCGCTGGAAGGCCCTGCCGGCGATTTTTATCTGCGCAGTGGCGAGGCGCCGGTGATCCTGCTGGCCAGCGGCACCGGCTTCGCACCGGTCAAAGCCATCATGCAGCAGGCGATCGCGCAAGGTAATTCGCGCAAAGTAAAGTTGTACTGGGGCGGCAGAAAGGCAGCGGACCTGTACCAGCACACGCTGTGCCTGCAATGGGCGGCCGAACTCTCATGGTTCGAGTACATCCCGGTGATTTCGGAACCGGCCGAAAGTGATTGGCAAGGCCGCACCGGCTTCGTCCACCAGGCGGTGCTCGACGACCATGCCGACCTGGCCCTACACCAGGTCTATGCCTGCGGCGCCCCGCCCATGGTAGCCGCCGCCCGCACCAGCTTCAGCCTTGAACGCAGCCTGCCGGCAACGCAATTCTTTGCCGACGCCTTCCTCTCGCTGGCCGACCTCCCGGCCAAGCGCTAAAACAACTTCGGGGTCAGTGCCGACATTCGGACACAAACTCGACCGTAGCAGCTACTACAGTTGAGCTCGTGTCTAAATGTCGGCACTGACCCCGAAGCTTACTGACCCCGAAGCTTATTTCTGTTTGATCTTGTAGCAAATCGCCAGCACCGCCACCCACGCCGGCATCATGTACACCGCGATCCGCGTATCGGGCGTCAGGTACATGATCACCACGATGCCGGCCATGAAGGCCAGGCACAGGTAGTTGGTCCACGGCTGGCCCCAGCTGCGGAAGCTGGTCCGTTCGCCGGCAGCCGCCTTGCTCTTGCTGAACTTCAAATGCGTGATGCTGATCATGGCCCAGTTGATCATCAAGGCCGCCACCACCAGCATCATCAACATGCCGAACGCCTTGCCCGGCATGACGTAGTTGACCACCACGCACAAGGCGGTGGCGGCCGCCGAGACGCCCAGCGCGTGCACCGGAATCCCGCGATTATTCACATGCGCCAGCGTCTTCGGCGCATGGCCTTGCAGCGCCAGACCGAGCAGCATGCGGCTGTTGCTGTACACGCAGCTGTTGTACACCGACAGCGCGGCCGTCAGCACCACCACGTTCAGGGCCGAGGCCACCCAGCCGTTGTCGAGCGCCTGGAAGATCAGCACGAACGGGCTGCCGCCTTGCTGGACGTCGCTCCACGGGTACAGCGACAACAGCACCGCCAGCGCGCCCACGTAAAAAATCAGGATGCGATAGACGACCTGGTTGGTGGCCTTGGGAATGGTCTTTTCCGGCGACTCCGCTTCGGCCGCCGTGATACCGACCAGTTCCAGCCCGCCGAACGAAAACATGATGATCGCCATCGCCATCACCATGCCGCCCACGCCGTGCGGGAAGAAGCCGCCCAGCGCCCACAGGTTGGTGATGCTGGCCTGCGGACCGCCGCTGCCGCTGATCAGCAGGTAGCCGCCGAAGCCGATCATGCCGATGATGGCCGCGACCTTGATGATGGCGAACCAGAACTCCATCTCGCCGAACAGTTTGACGTGCAGCAGGTTGACCGCGTTAATCAGCAGGAAGAAGCCCAGCGCCGACGCCCACATCGGCACGCCCGGCCACCAGTACTGCACGTAGATGCCGACGGCAGTCAGCTCGGCCATGCTGACCAGCACGTACAGGATCCAGTAATTCCAGCCCGAGGCGAAACCGGCAAACGAGCCCCAGTAGCGGTTGGCGAAGTGGCTGAAGGATCCGGCCACCGGCTGGTCCACTACCATTTCGCTCAGCTGGCGCATGATGAAGAAGGCCATGATGCCGGCGATCGCGTAGCCGAGGATCACCGACGGGCCAGCCAGCTTGATGGTCTGGGCCACGCCGAGGAACAAGCCGGTGCCGACGGCGCCGCCCAGCGCGATCAGCTGGATGTGGCGGTTGCTCAAGCCGCGCTTGAGCGTGTTGTCATTTTTCATGAGAATTTTGATGGGTTGACAGGGCGGTTCAACGCGTCAGACGCTTGACCAGCTGGTACAGAAATTCACGTCCATCATACAGTTCCTTCACGCCGATGCGCTCGTTTAAACCATGGGCATTGACGGTGGCCGGATCGACAAACAAGCCGGACACGCCATACATCGGTATGCCCACCGCGCGGAACAGCCGGCTGTCGGTCGTCGATACGCCCATGGTCGGCACCACCGGCACGCCGGGCCACATTTGCGCGGTCAGCGCTTCCACCGCTGCCATCACGTCCGGACGCAACGGCGACGATGGCGCCTGCTCGCTCTCGGCGCGCACCGTCACCTTGACCTTGTCGCCGCCCAGGGCTTTCAATTGCGCCTCGACAAACGCGAATTGTTCGTCGGGCAGCAGGCGGCAGTTGACGATGGCCTTGGCGCTTTGCGCCAGCGCGTTCGGCGCGTGGCCGGCGTTGACCATGGTGGCCACGCACGTGGTGCGCAGCAGGCCCACCAGGTTTGGATCCTGCGACAGCCGCGCGAACACGGCCGCATCCTGCGTGCCCTGCGCTACCGCGCGCATGTCGGCGGCCACGGCACCCTGCTGCAACGGCGCGCTGCGCTCGAAGTACATGCGCGCCGCGTCGTTCAGGCGCACCGGGAACTGGTACTGTTGCAGCCGGCCCAGTGCAGCGGTCAAGTCGTAGATCACGTTGTCCGGGGTAGGACGGGCGCTGTGGCCGCCGGGACCGCTGGTCTCGAACTCGGCCTGCACAAAGCTTTTTTCACCGATCTGCAAGATCTGCACGAACGGCTTGCCGTTTTTCAGCTCGCCCCGGCCGCCTTCGTTGATGCCGAACTCGGCGTCCACCAGGTCGCGCCGGTTTTCCAGCAGCCAGCGCCCGCCATTGCTGGGCACGCCACCGCGTTCTTCGTCGCCGGTCAGCGCCACGATGATGTCGCGCTCGGGTTTGAAGCCTTCGGTCTTCAGCTGCGCCAGGATGGAAATGAACGCGGCTGCCATGGCTTTGTCATCGACCGCACCCCGGGCCGTGAAGTAACCGTCTTTTTCCTGCAGGATGAACGGGTCGGTGGTCCAGTCGCTGCGTTTGGCTTCCACCACGTCGATGTGCGCCAGCAGCAGCAACGGTTTCTTCTTGCCCGTGCCCTTGAAACGCGCCACCAGGTTGCCCTTGCGCTCGAACGGGGCGATCACTTGCACGTCGTCGGCGTTGAAGCCGGCCGCCAGCAGCCGCTCGCGCATCGCCTGTGCTGCCTTGGTGGTATCGCCTGCGGAGTGGGTGGTGTTGATTTCCACCAGTTGCTGGTAGATGGCGCGGAAGGTTTGCTGTTGCGCGGTGAGGGAGGCGGGAGCTGCTTGGGCGGCGGTGGCCAGCAGGCCGGCCAGCAGCAAGCTGGCGACGAGTTTTTTCTTCATCAATGATTCCTGTACGCTGACATGACAAAGCGCGTCCCCGGGGGACGCGCACTGGTGCGATTAAAACTTGGCGCGCAGGCCGAGGCTGAAGCTGCGGCCCAGTACGTCATAGTAGACGCCATTGGCCGGCAGCGGCGGCGCCCGGTCGAACACATTGTTGACGGCCACGAACACCTCGGGCGAACCTTTGCCGCCGAGCTCATAGCTGCCGCGCCAGTTGAAGTAGGTTACCGACGGCACGATGTTGTTGTCGATGCTGTTGGCCAGCGTGGCGGCGTAGTTGGCATCGTCCGGGCCGATCATGGCGTTGTTGTAGTGGCCCCGGCTGATGTAGCGCAGCTGGCCGGTGGTGGACAGCGGGCCCAGCTTATAGGTGGCGCTGACGTTCCACGACCATTCCGGGATGCCGCCGGTCACGCCGGTCTGGCCGGCGCGGTTGACGCCGTTGGGCGTGGCCGGGGTCACGTCGCCCGACGACCACAGCTCGAACACCTTGGTGCCCTGCACCGCGACGTTGACGGTGCCGTTCAGCTTGTCGCTGAGGTCGCGCAATGGCTGGGCATACGCCAGTTGCAGATCGACACCGTGGGTGCGCAGCTCGCCCACGTTGGCGTTCACGCCGGACACGGCCGCGATCGAGTTGTCGGCAGCGAAGGTGATGTACTGGCAGTCGCTGGTCTTGCCGTCGCGCAGGCAGTTGTTGATCAGGGTCTGGAACGCGACCGTGGTGATCGCGCTTTTGACGTCGATCTTGTAGTAGTCGGCCGACATGCTCAGGCGTTTCAGCCTGGCCGGCTCGAACACGATGCCCAGCGTGGTGGTGTCCGATTTTTCCGGTTGCAGCGCGGTGTTGCCGCCGGTGTAGGCCGTCATCACGTAGCTGCTGTTGAAGGCGGCGCGTGGATCGAACAGCGATTGCGTCGCCGAGTTGCGCGAGCTGAACAGTTCGGACAGGTTCGGTGCGCGGATATCGCGCGAGCGGGCGCCGCGCAGGCGGAAGTCGGCGGTCGGCGAATAGCTGAGGCCAGCCTTCCAGGTCGTGACGTCGCCGGACGTGGAATAACTAGTGCGGCGCACGGCGCCGTTGAAGTCGAGTGCGTGGATGCCGGGCAGTTTTGCCGCCAGCGGCACCAGCGTCTCCAGGTACACCTCTTTCACGCTGAGGTCGCCATTGATCGGCTGGACGTTGTTGATGTTGAAGGCGCCGGCGGACGACAGCGCATCGGCCGACGACGACAGTTTTTCCTTGCGATATTCAAAACCGCCGGCAATCGACACCGGACCGGCCCAGGTGGAAAACGGTTCGCCCTGGATATTAGCCGACGCCTCTTCCAGTTCCGATACCTGCTTGAAGCGCGCCTGGCCTAGGATGTAGGCGGCCGCTGCCGCTGATGGGGTGCTGCTGCCCAGCAGGTTGACCGGTGCGCAGCCATTGGTGGGCGCGGTGAGCGTGGAACGGCAGGCGATCGAACCGAGCGCCAGGCCCGACGTGCCGACGTTGGCGGCGGTCACCGTCACGGCATCGATGGCGCGCAGCATATTGGCGTTGATCACCACGTTGGACGTGGTTTTTTCAAAATTGCTGCGCGCCTTTTGCAGGTTGACGTCCCACTTCCAGGTGTCGCCAAACGATCCCTGCAAGCCGGTGGCCAGGCGCGCCGCTTCGTTGAGGTTTTCCAGTTGCGGCGCGCCGAGATTGTTGCCCGAGTAACCCACGCGCAGCGCCGTGCTGCCCATTTGCGCCGCCACCGCAGCGGGCAGGTAGGCGTTGTCGCGCGCGATCGAGACTGCGGGATTGAAATAGATCTGGCTGGTGCCGCCGCCCTTGCTGCGCGCATACGACGGTTCGACATAGAAGGTGATGTCGGGCGTGATGTCGTACGACAGCTTGCTCATGAACGATGCGCGCTCGACCGGCGTGCGCAGTGCGAACGGGCCGTAGATGCTGTTGCCGTAAGCGCCGCCGCCGATCATGGTGGTGCCGGTCGCGTACTGGCCGTAGGCGAACGGAGCAATGCCCACGGTGCCATCGGCGTTGGTGACGAACTGCTGGCCGCGCAGGGCGGCCGGGTTGGTGGCCACGTTCTGGATCAGGCCGCCGGAAGTCATGTTACCGATGCGCACGCCGCTGGCAATCAGGTTGGCCGGCACGCCCGCTGCACGGGTGCCGGGCACGGCAAAGGCGGACACTTCCTCGCGGCCCCAGTCGCGCTCGTAGTAATTGCGCACGCCGCTGTTGTCGTTGTACTCGCCGCCGGCAATGATGCGGCCGCGGCCGTCGGCAAACGTGGTGCCACCGGCCAGGCTGACGGTCTTGTCGCGGGCATCGCCCTGGCCGGTCTGGCCGTACTGGACCGAGCCCTGCACGCCGTCGATGCGATCCTTCAGGCGGATATTGACCACGCCTGCGACCGCGTCGGAGCCGTAGGCGGCGGAGGCGCCGCCGGTCACCACGTCCACGCTCTGGATCAGCGACGTCGGCACCATGTTCAGGTCCACCCCGGCGGCGCCGGCGATGTTGCCGTTGTAGGTCAGCGGCAGGCGGTTGCGGCCCAGCAGCACCAGGGTGCGGTTGGAGCCGAGGCCGCGCAGGTCGGTAAAGCTGACGCCGGTGCTGGTGGTGCCGCTGGTGGCGGAATTGGTGGCGCGGAACGCCGGCACTTCATTGAGCACATCGGCCACGTTGACCGCCGCGCGCTGGGCGATGGCCGCCCCGCCGATCACGGTGGTGGGGGTAGGGGCCTTGAAGCCGGCACGGTCGATGCGCGAGGCGCTCACCACCACGCTGGCGCCGGTGTCGATCACGGCGTCCACCGCGGCAGGTTCTGCCGTGGTCGCTGCTTCTGCCGCTGCCGCAGTGGTGGCGGGCACAGCCTGCGGCGCAGCCGCCTGGGCATAGCCGTAACCGCTGCCGGACAGCAGCAGCAGGCCGGTGGCCACGCGCAGGGAGCCGGACAGCTTCCTGGGCAGCGGTGCGGCTGGTGGCGTGGAGCGCGGTCGTGGCGCCTTGCGTTTTCCTGATTTGCTCATGAGGTTCCCCCGGTTAGTAACGTCTTTGATGCGAACGTGTGGTTTATTTCCGGATGGCACCTGGTCGTTGTGGCGATCGTTGTCCCTCACCCCGGGGCCCGCTGGTGGCGGATCGGGCGGATCGTTTGTTGCGGCTCGCGATATGGAAATACATGATATCGATATGCAAGCAATTTTTATTCTTTTAAGCCGGGAAAAATCAGAAATTTTGGAATATTGTTCTGATTTAGTTGTATATTTGGATCATCATCCCGTGCCGCATCAATGGCACAGGAAGCCTGCTTGTTTTTCAACATTTTGGAGAACCCTTGGACAAATACGACCTGGCCATCCTGGCTTCCCTTGAACGCGATGGAAGGCAATCGTTCGTTGACCTGGCCGAGGAGGTGGGCCTGTCGAAAACCCCGTGCTGGACCCGCGTGCAGGCGCTGGAAAAGAATGGCACCATCCGCGGCTACCACGCCGACATCGCACCCCAGCTGCTGCAACTGAAACTGACTGCCTATATCCAGGTGATGATCGATTTCGGCCGCCGCGCCGAGTTCGAAGCGGCCGCACTGGCCAACCCGGCCGTGATCGAGTGCCTGTCGATGGCGGGCGAGGCCGACTACCTGCTCAAGGTCGTGTGCGAGGGCGTCGATACGCTGGACGACCTGTTGCGCTACAACCTGTCGCTGCTGCCCGGCTTGCAGCGCTCCACCACCATGATCTGCCTCAAGACCATCAAGTCGCGTTCGTCACTGACGGCGGCGGCTCACTGGCGCGCCAAAGCGGTCTGACAGGTATAACTGTTCTGTCAACCGCGACGGATTCGGACCAATGTTCCGAATCTGCGCGCTTCGTCGGAAAAATAAGAACACTATTTTTCTGCTAGCCAAGTAAAATTTCTTACACCAGCGGAAGTCATCGCGTCGTGCAGCGTAAGCCGCCGTCACGCCGAAGCCGTCAACCGCAGAATTGTCATCCTTGCGCACGCGGGGATCCATAGACCGCGTGATCTGAGGCTCAGTATGGATCCCCGCTTTCGCGAGGATGACGGATTGTCGGCTAACGGCTGCGGTTGCAATCGGTACTTCCGCTACCAGGTTTTTCCAGTTCTTCCACTTAAGGACCCACCGATGAAATCGAAGTCGCTCCCTCTTACCGCCCTTGCTGCTGCCCTGTTGTGCTGGTCTTGCGCCGCTGCCGCGAAGGACGTGGTCATCCACGCCGGCCACCTGATCGACGCCGTCTCCGGCAAGGTGGCCGACAAGATGTCCATCCTGGTCACCGATGACCGCATCACCGCCGTGCAGAGCGGCTTCGTCACCCCGGCCGGCGCCGAGATCGTCGATCTGTCGCAGGCGACCGTGCTGCCGGGGCTGATCGACTGCCATGTGCACATGAGCTTTGGCGTGATCGGCGAAGGCGGCGGACTGGCGCAGCGCTTCACCACCACGTCCAGCGACACCGCGTTCCGCACTGCGGCGGCCGCGACGCGCATGCTGGACCTGGGCTTCACGTCGTTGCGCGACCTGGGCACGGAAACCGAGGTGATCGTGGGCCTCAAGCGCGCCATCAACAGCGGCGTGATCCCGGGACCACGGATGTATGTGTCCGGCATGTACCTTGGCCCCACGGGTGGGCACAGCGACAAGCGCAACGGCCTCGATCCCGAGCTCGACCATGCGCATTGGGACGCGTCGGTGATCGACGGCCCGGACGAGGCGGTCAAGGCCGTGCGCCGCCTGCACCGCGAAGGCGCCGACCTGGTCAAGATCATGCCCAGCGGCGGCGTACTCAGCATTAACGACGATCCCAAGCGCACCACCATGACCGACGCCGAAGTGTCCGCCGTGGTGACCACCGCGCATGCGCTGGGCATGAAGGTGGCCGCGCACGCGCACGGCAAGGGCGCCATCGATCAGGCCAGCCGGCTCGGCGCCGATTCGGTCGAGCATGTCACCTTTGGCGAGCCCGACAGCTACCAGTTGATGAAGAAAAACGGTACCTATTTCGTGCCGACCCTGCTGGTGGCAAATCGCGGCCTGAAGTTGGCGATCGAGCATCCGGAACGGCTGCCGCCGTCGTCAGCCGCCAAGGCGAAGATCGTGGCACCGGGCACCATCAAGAACGCGGGAGTGGCCTACCGGGCCGGCGTGAAAATGGCATTCGGCACCGACCAGACCGGCGGCAACGGCGAGGAATTCGCGCTACTGGTACAGGCCGGTATCACGCCGATGGATGCGATCCTGATGGCCACCCGTAACGCCGCCGATTTGATCGGCGCAGCACAGGACATCGGCAGCATCGCACCGGGCCGCTATGCCGACATCATTGCCGTCAAGGGCGACCCGATCGCCAACATCCGCACGCTGGAAAAAGTCTCGTTCGTGATGAAGGGCGGCAAGGTGGTCAAGCCGCTGGCCGACTAACGGTCGTCCTGCTGCAGCAGGCTGGTGCCCAGCACGCCCGATTCGCCGAGATTGCGCAGCACCATGTGCGAGCGGATGTCGAGCACGCCGGGTACCTTGTAGAGCTTGTTCATCACGAAGTCGGAATAGTGTTTCAAATTGCGCGCGCGTACCCGCAGCATGTAGTTGGCTTCGCCGGTTACCACGAACGAGCCCACCACCTCTTCCCACTGCGGCAGGGCGGCGACGAACTGCTCGTGCCACTGGTCGGTGTCGCGCCGCATGGTGATGATGACGAACGCTTCCACGTCCAGTCCCAGCAGTTCGGCGTCGAGGCGGGCGGTGTAGCCCTGGATGATGCCGGCTTCCTCGAGCAGGCCGACGCGGCGCAGGCAGGCCGACGGCGACAGGAACACCAGCTCGGCCAGCCGGGCGTTGCTGATGCGGCCGTCCTGCTGCAGGGCCCGTAATATGTTTATATCGACAAGGTCCAGTTTCATTGAAATATTTTGCGGTTTTTAAGTAGATAAATCGAATAATAGATCAATATCGGCGTTTTTTGCGCCGATCTTTGCAGAAAAAAAAGTTCTTTCGTGCTCTAGAATATATCTGTCGCAGCCCTTCACCACCACGCTCTCATGACCACTACGCACCGCATCTGGGACATCAGTCCCACGCTGTCACCGGCCATTCCCGTCTGGCCCGGCGACAGCCCGTTCAGCGCCCGCACCACCTGGCAGATGGACGAGCAATGCCCGGTGCAGGTGAGCCAGATTACGCTGTCCACCCACACCGGCGCCCATTGCGACGCGCCGTCGCACTACGACAGCGCTGGCGCGGCCATCGACGCCGTGGCGCTCGACCCTTACCTGGGGCCGTGCCGCGTGATCGATTGCAGCATGCTGGGTATCGCTGCCGGCGGCGTGGTGGAAGCGCGCCACATTGCTTCCATGCTGCATAACACGCCGGCGCGGGTGCTGCTCAAGACCACGGCTACCGCGCCGCAGTTGGCGTGGGACGCGCAGTTCATTGCCGTCGCCGCTGGCGCCATCGACCTGATGGCCTGGCACGGCGTGCGCCTGGTGGGCATCGATACGCCGTCGATCGATCCGCAAACCTCGAAGACCATGGCCAGCCACAACGCCGTGCGGCGCCACGCCATGGCCATCCTGGAAGGCGTGGTGCTCGACGAGATTGCGGCCGGCGATTACGAACTGATCGCGCTGCCGCTCAAATTGCGCGGGCTCGACGCCAGCCCGGTGCGCGCGGTGTTGCGTGCGCTGCCCGGTGACGTATCGCCCCCATCCTTTGCCTTTACCCGATAACTTCAACCACGAGACTTCCATGACCACCGAACAAGATTGCCTGGCGCTCGACGCCGCCGACCCGCTGGCCGCCCAGCGCGCCCAGTTTGCACTGCCTGACGGCG
This is a stretch of genomic DNA from Duganella zoogloeoides. It encodes these proteins:
- the andAd gene encoding anthranilate 1,2-dioxygenase small subunit AndAd, which translates into the protein MEQMILWFELHQLQQQYISALDNDRLEQWADFFTEECVYEIVPRENEDAGLPIGIIYCDSKRMLRDRVLSLRHANIYEVHSYRHMTSGMQIRVIDADTVETESSYVVVQTLQDGESFVYQAGRYLDVVVRTPDGWRYKAKRVIYDTSRVATLLATPI
- a CDS encoding M20/M25/M40 family metallo-hydrolase, whose translation is MKKKLVASLLLAGLLATAAQAAPASLTAQQQTFRAIYQQLVEINTTHSAGDTTKAAQAMRERLLAAGFNADDVQVIAPFERKGNLVARFKGTGKKKPLLLLAHIDVVEAKRSDWTTDPFILQEKDGYFTARGAVDDKAMAAAFISILAQLKTEGFKPERDIIVALTGDEERGGVPSNGGRWLLENRRDLVDAEFGINEGGRGELKNGKPFVQILQIGEKSFVQAEFETSGPGGHSARPTPDNVIYDLTAALGRLQQYQFPVRLNDAARMYFERSAPLQQGAVAADMRAVAQGTQDAAVFARLSQDPNLVGLLRTTCVATMVNAGHAPNALAQSAKAIVNCRLLPDEQFAFVEAQLKALGGDKVKVTVRAESEQAPSSPLRPDVMAAVEALTAQMWPGVPVVPTMGVSTTDSRLFRAVGIPMYGVSGLFVDPATVNAHGLNERIGVKELYDGREFLYQLVKRLTR
- the andAc gene encoding anthranilate 1,2-dioxygenase large subunit AndAc translates to MSHLDEAAAAPATVHPLVQFPRTDGSRTPYKVFSSQEVYEREQEKIFRGPVWNFLALEAEIEKPGDFKSTFVGDTPVVVTRTDDGSLAAWVNKCSHRGATVCREQRGNASSHSCAYHQWSFDQRGNLLGVPFRRGQNGMAGMPKDFDPKCHGLRQLRVDSYKGLVFATFSETVEPLVDYLGAEMTPWLDRIFHKPIVYLGCTRQYSKSNWKLYLENVKDPYHASLLHLFHTTFNIFRVGMKARSIADKRHGLHSIITATKNQEETSDAYKQQAIRSFDEGFQLEDPSVLGQIQEFEENTTNHIQPIFPQLVVQQIHNTLVARQLLTKGPDNFELIFHFFGYADDTPELRALRIKQANLVGPAGYISMEDTEATEMVQRGTRRDPDACSVIEMSKDKPDQEDTLITESLIRKFWQGYQKLMAF
- the andAb gene encoding anthranilate 1,2-dioxygenase ferredoxin subunit AndAb; translation: MTTWIDLGAADEFCEDTPVAKQAGGQPLAVFRLGDDVYALRDKCSHGNARLSDGYVEDGCVECPLHQGLIDIRSGAARSAPITTAVRSFPVRVVAGRVEVDVAEPAGADAGAACSSATEFAGAGASTGAAAAAVGAPAAAGGCGGAYSGAAPAASPAAPAALLPESRTFSVRIASIEKAGADVAILRLHQDSGAPLDYLPGQYLDVLLDGGVRRSYSMASMGGGDTLELHIRHLPGGHFTDHVFGALQAGERLALEGPAGDFYLRSGEAPVILLASGTGFAPVKAIMQQAIAQGNSRKVKLYWGGRKAADLYQHTLCLQWAAELSWFEYIPVISEPAESDWQGRTGFVHQAVLDDHADLALHQVYACGAPPMVAAARTSFSLERSLPATQFFADAFLSLADLPAKR
- a CDS encoding amino acid permease — protein: MKNDNTLKRGLSNRHIQLIALGGAVGTGLFLGVAQTIKLAGPSVILGYAIAGIMAFFIMRQLSEMVVDQPVAGSFSHFANRYWGSFAGFASGWNYWILYVLVSMAELTAVGIYVQYWWPGVPMWASALGFFLLINAVNLLHVKLFGEMEFWFAIIKVAAIIGMIGFGGYLLISGSGGPQASITNLWALGGFFPHGVGGMVMAMAIIMFSFGGLELVGITAAEAESPEKTIPKATNQVVYRILIFYVGALAVLLSLYPWSDVQQGGSPFVLIFQALDNGWVASALNVVVLTAALSVYNSCVYSNSRMLLGLALQGHAPKTLAHVNNRGIPVHALGVSAAATALCVVVNYVMPGKAFGMLMMLVVAALMINWAMISITHLKFSKSKAAAGERTSFRSWGQPWTNYLCLAFMAGIVVIMYLTPDTRIAVYMMPAWVAVLAICYKIKQK